Proteins from a single region of Parvularculales bacterium:
- the secY gene encoding preprotein translocase subunit SecY, which produces MPSAAEQLAANLNLSAFAKADELKKRIWFTLGILLVYRLGTYVPVPGIDPVALQQLFEQNQSGIIGMFDLFSGGAVGRMAIFALNILPYITSSIIIQLMTAVSPHLNQLKKEGEQGRKQINQYTRYGTVILAALQGYGIAVGLEATGNVVTDPGLFFRVVTVITLVSGTIFLMWLGEQITARGVGNGISLIIFAGIVAELPSALVATLELGRQGALSIVTILGMIVMVIAVIAFIVFIERAQRRIMIQYPKRQMGNAMFGGDSSHLPLKLNTAGVIPPIFASSLLLMPITIANFSAGSGPQWLTDVTALLGQGQPLFMLLYAGGIIFFCFFYTSIVFNPEDTADNLKKYGGFVLGIRPGQRTAEYLDYVLTRLTVVGALYLTLVCLLPEFLRVQYNVPFYFGGTSLLIIVSVTMDTVNQIQNHLLTHQYEGLIKKSRLRGMRR; this is translated from the coding sequence CTTATGTGCCTGTGCCGGGGATTGATCCGGTAGCGCTTCAGCAACTGTTTGAGCAAAATCAAAGCGGCATTATTGGTATGTTTGATTTGTTTTCTGGTGGCGCTGTTGGGCGCATGGCTATTTTTGCTCTGAATATTCTACCTTATATTACGTCTTCTATTATTATTCAGTTGATGACGGCGGTATCACCCCACCTTAACCAGCTGAAAAAAGAGGGAGAGCAGGGGCGCAAACAAATCAACCAATATACCCGTTATGGTACGGTGATACTTGCCGCCTTACAGGGGTATGGCATTGCGGTAGGCCTCGAAGCTACTGGCAATGTGGTAACAGATCCGGGCCTGTTTTTCCGTGTAGTAACGGTTATAACGCTGGTGAGTGGGACGATTTTCCTGATGTGGCTAGGTGAACAAATCACGGCGCGGGGTGTTGGTAATGGTATTTCTTTGATTATCTTTGCCGGTATCGTAGCCGAATTGCCAAGCGCTCTGGTTGCAACATTGGAGTTGGGTCGTCAGGGAGCACTTTCCATTGTTACTATCTTGGGCATGATTGTTATGGTGATTGCCGTTATTGCTTTCATCGTATTTATAGAGCGCGCTCAGCGCCGCATTATGATACAATACCCCAAACGGCAGATGGGCAATGCCATGTTTGGGGGTGATTCATCTCATTTGCCGTTGAAGTTAAATACAGCGGGAGTTATTCCACCAATTTTTGCGTCATCCTTGCTGTTGATGCCAATAACAATTGCCAATTTTAGTGCCGGAAGCGGTCCTCAATGGCTGACCGATGTAACGGCTCTGTTGGGGCAGGGGCAGCCTTTGTTTATGCTGCTTTATGCTGGCGGAATTATCTTTTTCTGCTTCTTCTATACGTCTATTGTTTTCAACCCCGAGGATACAGCGGACAATTTGAAAAAATACGGCGGTTTTGTACTAGGTATTCGCCCGGGGCAACGCACGGCGGAATATCTTGATTATGTTCTTACACGCCTAACCGTGGTGGGGGCGCTTTATTTGACCCTTGTTTGCTTGCTACCGGAATTTTTGCGGGTGCAGTATAACGTGCCTTTCTATTTTGGGGGTACATCGTTATTGATTATCGTTAGCGTGACGATGGATACGGTTAATCAAATACAAAACCATCTTTTGACGCATCAATATGAGGGGTTAATCAAAAAATCGCGATTGCGGGGGATGCGCCGATGA
- the rpsM gene encoding 30S ribosomal protein S13 gives MARIAGINVPTRKRVEVALTYIHGIGPTKSREICEKVNIPAERRVNDLTDAEVIRIREVIDQDYMVEGDLRRDVSMNIKRLMDLKSYRGLRHRRGLPVRGQRTHTNARSRKGPAKSIAGKKA, from the coding sequence GTGGCGCGTATTGCTGGCATTAATGTCCCGACGAGAAAACGGGTTGAGGTTGCTCTTACCTATATTCATGGTATTGGCCCGACGAAATCTCGTGAGATTTGTGAAAAGGTGAACATTCCGGCCGAGCGGCGCGTTAATGATTTAACGGACGCTGAGGTCATTCGGATACGCGAGGTAATTGATCAGGATTATATGGTTGAAGGTGATCTGCGGCGGGATGTGTCTATGAACATTAAGAGGTTGATGGATTTGAAATCTTATCGTGGCCTTAGGCATCGTCGGGGACTTCCGGTTCGTGGGCAAAGAACACACACTAATGCCCGTAGTCGTAAAGGACCGGCTAAATCAATTGCGGGTAAGAAGGCATAG
- a CDS encoding adenylate kinase has translation MRIVFLGPPGAGKGTQAMKISVAHGLAHLSTGDILREEVDSESDLGCRVKDIMARGDLVPDDLVTNIIGTRVATPDCARGFVLDGFPRTLSQAEMLDEMLMQKDMTLDAVIELNVNEEELSNRIAGRTAETQGDVRVDDSVEILRNRLAVYREQTLPLSGYYETRGLLRSVDGMAGIDEVNRQIEAVLGS, from the coding sequence ATGAGGATTGTATTTCTGGGGCCTCCGGGGGCAGGAAAGGGGACGCAAGCGATGAAGATAAGTGTAGCTCATGGGTTAGCTCATCTTTCTACCGGTGACATATTGCGCGAAGAGGTAGACTCAGAGAGTGACTTGGGATGTAGGGTTAAAGACATCATGGCGCGAGGTGATCTGGTGCCGGATGACTTGGTTACCAATATTATTGGTACACGGGTTGCCACGCCGGATTGTGCGCGTGGATTTGTATTGGATGGATTCCCTCGCACTTTATCCCAGGCTGAAATGTTAGACGAGATGTTGATGCAGAAGGACATGACTCTGGATGCGGTGATTGAGTTGAATGTTAATGAGGAGGAACTGTCTAATCGTATTGCCGGTCGTACAGCGGAGACTCAGGGTGATGTGCGGGTGGATGATAGTGTTGAGATTTTGCGCAATCGGCTTGCGGTTTACAGGGAGCAGACTTTACCGTTGTCGGGTTATTATGAGACGCGTGGTTTATTGCGGTCTGTGGATGGCATGGCTGGTATTGACGAGGTAAATCGTCAGATTGAGGCGGTTTTAGGCTCTTGA